GCTTTCTGTGCTTAAAGCATGTAAATCCTCACCTCTCCATTATCCATTTTGTGGATTTCACTCATGGGTTTCTTGTAATACACGCTTTGAATGGCCTTGTTGATGATGCCATGACCGACGGCAAGTACCGTCTTGTTGGGGAAAGAAGTCTTAAGATAGGTAAGGAAATTCTGTGCCCTACTCTTCAGTTTCTCAAGGCTTTCAACATTCTCCGGCCATTCCACATCCTTCAAATCGGGTATGAACTTGCCCGTGAAATCACCCCAGTC
The nucleotide sequence above comes from Segatella oris. Encoded proteins:
- a CDS encoding histidine phosphatase family protein, which encodes MTTLYLVRHGETIDNAAQILQGQLQGELNEKGIQQAEATRDKLKNEQIDVFVSSDLKRSIDTCRIIAAPHHKDVETTPLLRERDWGDFTGKFIPDLKDVEWPENVESLEKLKSRAQNFLTYLKTSFPNKTVLAVGHGIINKAIQSVYYKKPMSEIHKMDNGEVRIYML